A DNA window from Schistocerca americana isolate TAMUIC-IGC-003095 chromosome 4, iqSchAmer2.1, whole genome shotgun sequence contains the following coding sequences:
- the LOC124612391 gene encoding translin: MANSITEIFSSYQEYLNNEQDLRDEIRNIVKDIEQHAREILTILQAIHQEGGIREIPKCCEAARKQFNEVQLAFTRLGNAIPAEQYYRFNDHWRYAVQRLAFLAALTIYLETGDLATRETVAEILGLKTRRDAGFHLDLEDYLMGLLQLSSELSRLAVNSVTMGDYVRPLQISRFIAELSAGFRLLNLKNDSLRKRFDVLKYDVKKIEEVVYDLSIRGLKPPEDPEIKCSESATTD; encoded by the coding sequence ATGGCAAACTCAATAACGGAGATCTTCTCTTCCTATCAGGAATATCTGAACAATGAACAAGATTTGAGGGACGAAATACGTAACATTGTTAAGGACATAGAACAACATGCAAGAGAAATACTAACAATTCTTCAAGCTATTCACCAAGAAGGGGGGATTCGTGAAATACCCAAGTGCTGTGAAGCTGCAAGAAAGCAGTTCAATGAAGTGCAGCTCGCATTTACTCGACTTGGTAACGCAATCCCTGCCGAACAATATTATCGTTTTAACGATCACTGGCGATATGCTGTTCAACGGCTAGCATTCCTTGCAGCCTTGACAATTTACCTCGAGACGGGAGACTTGGCGACTCGTGAAACAGTAGCTGAAATACTTGGACTTAAGACACGGAGAGATGCAGGTTTTCATTTAGATCTGGAAGATTACTTGATGGGCCTGCTCCAGCTTTCATCGGAACTGTCACGCTTAGCAGTCAACAGTGTAACCATGGGCGACTATGTTCGACCTCTTCAGATTTCACGCTTTATTGCTGAGCTGAGTGCCGGTTTTCGGCTTCTGAATCTTAAAAATGATTCACTTAGAAAACGATTTGATGTTTTGAAATACGACgtgaagaagatagaagaagttgTTTACGATTTGTCGATACGTGGTTTGAAACCTCCTGAGGACCCCGAAATCAAATGCAGTGAAAGTGCTACGACGGATTAG